One Deinococcus cellulosilyticus NBRC 106333 = KACC 11606 DNA segment encodes these proteins:
- a CDS encoding DUF5682 family protein, producing MSNVHLFGIRHHGPGSARSLKAALERLEPDVILIEGPPEAEPLLGYLESEELKPPVAMLSYVPEDPGRCAFFPFAEFSPEWIAMKYGAQHGVRVRFMDMPQVHWLAPREAVVEEMIEASPFQKDPISHLAEAAGYSDSERWWEHHVELRGNEEGIFEAVLGAMGALRELLVTPEDAPRPATAFEEQREAFMRETIRKAQKDGFEKIAVICGAWHAPALLDLGNAKADKALLKDLPKTKVAMTWVPWTHGRLAFSSGYGAGVESPGWYSHLWRNPENPTVSWMVRVAQLLRSKDLDASSASVIEAVRLADTLTALTQRKVPGLPELMDAVRAVLCFGDDSMVQVIHQELILGEELGTVPAEVPSAPLSRDLQALQKRLRLQPSAGAKDIDLDLRKETDLERSQVLHRLRLLGVNWGEFRPVSTKGTFKEGWTLQWMPEYEIRLIEAGRYGQTVATASEHRVLELIQHATALPEVTHVLQDTLLANLSEATHRSIEKLSDLAASSTDVTHLMQAIPSLGQVARYGNVRQTDTQLLLHVLDGLIARVCVGLSNAVASLDDEAATQMMELIQSTHAALRNLQNEEYLKEWQRALRKISTQSGVHGLVTGRVVRLLNDTHELTPEEVSKSFRLGLSNPEPEQAANWAEGFLKGSGLILIHDHNLWNLLDQWVSELSDEGFQRILPLMRRTFSTFVPAERQKLGEQARQGQSLIASGDHEGVNVQRGEKVLPLLHMILGSA from the coding sequence CCGGGTCGCTGTGCCTTCTTTCCTTTTGCAGAGTTCAGCCCTGAGTGGATTGCCATGAAATACGGTGCCCAGCATGGTGTGCGGGTGCGTTTCATGGACATGCCGCAAGTGCACTGGCTTGCCCCCCGGGAAGCCGTTGTGGAAGAAATGATCGAGGCAAGCCCTTTCCAGAAGGACCCGATTTCCCATCTGGCAGAGGCTGCAGGTTATTCGGACAGTGAACGCTGGTGGGAGCACCATGTGGAGCTTAGAGGCAATGAAGAGGGGATCTTTGAGGCGGTGCTGGGTGCGATGGGTGCCCTCAGGGAGCTTCTGGTGACTCCCGAAGATGCCCCCAGACCGGCCACCGCCTTCGAGGAACAGCGTGAAGCTTTCATGCGGGAAACCATCCGCAAAGCCCAGAAGGACGGTTTTGAGAAGATTGCCGTGATTTGCGGAGCATGGCACGCCCCTGCACTGCTGGATCTGGGCAACGCAAAAGCAGACAAAGCCCTCCTGAAAGACCTCCCGAAGACCAAAGTCGCCATGACCTGGGTGCCCTGGACCCACGGGCGTCTGGCCTTCAGCAGCGGATATGGGGCCGGGGTGGAATCTCCAGGCTGGTATTCGCATCTGTGGCGAAATCCCGAGAATCCCACCGTCTCCTGGATGGTGCGGGTGGCACAGCTTCTGAGAAGCAAAGACCTGGACGCTTCCAGTGCCTCGGTGATTGAGGCGGTGCGTCTGGCCGACACCCTGACCGCCCTGACCCAGCGCAAGGTCCCTGGCCTTCCTGAACTGATGGACGCTGTGCGTGCCGTGCTGTGCTTCGGGGATGATTCGATGGTGCAGGTGATTCATCAGGAACTGATCCTGGGTGAGGAGCTTGGAACGGTGCCTGCAGAGGTGCCCAGTGCTCCTCTTTCCCGTGACCTGCAGGCCCTGCAGAAACGCCTCCGGTTGCAGCCCTCTGCTGGAGCAAAGGACATCGATCTGGACCTTCGCAAAGAGACCGATCTGGAGCGCTCCCAGGTGCTGCACCGACTTCGCCTGCTCGGGGTGAACTGGGGGGAGTTCCGTCCGGTGTCCACCAAGGGCACCTTCAAGGAAGGCTGGACCCTGCAATGGATGCCTGAATATGAAATCCGCCTGATTGAGGCTGGACGTTACGGGCAAACCGTCGCAACCGCTTCAGAGCACCGTGTTCTGGAGCTGATCCAGCATGCCACGGCCCTGCCAGAAGTCACCCACGTTTTGCAGGACACCTTGCTGGCCAACCTGTCCGAGGCCACCCACAGAAGCATTGAGAAGCTCAGTGATCTGGCCGCAAGCAGCACGGATGTGACCCACCTGATGCAGGCCATTCCCAGTCTCGGGCAGGTGGCCCGTTACGGCAACGTGCGCCAGACCGACACCCAGCTTCTGCTGCACGTGCTTGATGGCCTGATCGCCCGGGTGTGCGTGGGCCTGTCCAATGCTGTGGCCTCTCTGGACGATGAAGCCGCCACACAGATGATGGAACTGATCCAGAGCACCCACGCTGCCCTGCGCAACCTGCAAAACGAAGAATACCTGAAGGAGTGGCAGCGTGCCCTGAGAAAAATCTCCACCCAGAGCGGCGTGCATGGTCTGGTGACTGGACGGGTGGTGCGCCTGCTGAACGACACCCATGAACTCACCCCCGAAGAAGTCTCGAAATCTTTCCGTCTGGGCCTCAGCAACCCTGAACCCGAACAGGCCGCCAACTGGGCCGAGGGGTTCCTGAAAGGCAGTGGCCTGATCCTGATCCACGACCACAACCTCTGGAATCTGCTCGACCAGTGGGTCAGTGAACTTTCCGATGAGGGCTTCCAGCGCATCCTCCCCCTCATGCGACGCACCTTCTCCACCTTTGTCCCAGCAGAACGCCAGAAACTCGGAGAGCAGGCCAGACAGGGCCAGAGCCTCATTGCCTCTGGTGACCATGAAGGGGTCAATGTTCAGAGAGGGGAAAAAGTGCTTCCCTTGCTGCACATGATTCTGGGGAGCGCATGA
- a CDS encoding nucleotide exchange factor GrpE: MSEENLKDQHLTEDQVDDNDTDTTSGFDPDNLDPEMMAGVQKMMEQLQRADELEKEVNDLKGKYARLLADFENYRRRTNQDVLDAQGAGVAKAAEVLFPIHDDLDRALQAAQQNPDSVIGGLQGVLNNLLRSFEKLGLEQTGKEGEQFDPNFHEALTVVPGEQDDVIVQVYQTGFKIGSRLIRPARVVVSKK, encoded by the coding sequence ATGAGCGAAGAGAACCTGAAAGACCAGCACCTGACCGAAGATCAGGTGGATGACAATGACACCGACACCACCAGTGGTTTTGATCCCGACAACCTTGACCCTGAAATGATGGCTGGCGTCCAGAAGATGATGGAGCAACTCCAGCGTGCCGATGAGCTCGAAAAAGAAGTGAACGACCTGAAAGGCAAATACGCCCGTCTGCTTGCCGACTTCGAGAATTACCGTCGGCGTACCAATCAGGATGTGCTGGACGCCCAGGGAGCAGGGGTGGCCAAAGCCGCAGAAGTCCTCTTCCCCATCCACGACGATCTGGATCGTGCACTGCAGGCTGCACAGCAGAACCCGGACAGTGTGATTGGAGGTCTGCAAGGCGTGCTGAACAACCTGCTGCGTTCCTTTGAAAAACTGGGTCTGGAACAGACCGGCAAAGAAGGGGAGCAGTTTGACCCCAATTTCCACGAAGCCCTCACCGTGGTTCCTGGCGAACAGGACGATGTGATCGTGCAGGTGTACCAGACCGGCTTCAAGATTGGAAGCCGCCTGATCCGTCCTGCCCGCGTGGTGGTCAGCAAGAAATAA
- a CDS encoding DnaJ C-terminal domain-containing protein has protein sequence MAYKDYYDILGVSKTASEDEIKSAYRKLAKKYHPDKNKDDPGAADKFKEIGEAYAVLSDAEKRRYYDQFGATGQVPPGGYPGGGFNPQDFQGGAAGFDPSQFSDFFQQLFGMGGMGGRGGSSRSGGFPFGDMFGGGFQGQPEPQAHNLQASLNISFQEAYTGGPKTIQIDGKRLEINIPPYTRHHQKLRLRGQAPGGGDIILRLDVNPDSTFTLDENDVRVSVAVPVTVAVLGGKWKVPTLKGNVELTIPAGTSSGKTLRLRGLGWKHRDHTGDQLVTIQIQVPRELSDRERELYQELESLRG, from the coding sequence ATGGCCTATAAGGACTATTACGACATCCTCGGGGTGAGCAAGACCGCCTCCGAAGATGAAATCAAATCTGCCTACCGCAAACTGGCGAAAAAATACCACCCGGACAAAAACAAGGATGATCCCGGTGCTGCAGACAAATTCAAGGAAATCGGTGAAGCCTACGCGGTCCTCTCCGATGCCGAGAAACGCAGGTATTACGACCAGTTCGGGGCCACCGGACAGGTTCCTCCAGGGGGTTACCCTGGTGGCGGCTTCAACCCTCAGGATTTCCAGGGTGGAGCGGCAGGGTTTGATCCCAGCCAGTTCAGTGATTTCTTCCAGCAGCTGTTCGGAATGGGAGGCATGGGAGGACGCGGAGGAAGCTCACGCTCCGGTGGCTTTCCCTTCGGTGACATGTTCGGAGGGGGATTTCAGGGGCAACCTGAACCCCAGGCCCACAACCTGCAGGCCAGCCTGAACATCTCCTTTCAGGAAGCCTACACTGGAGGTCCCAAAACCATCCAGATCGATGGAAAACGTCTGGAAATCAACATTCCTCCCTACACCCGCCACCACCAGAAGCTTCGTCTGAGGGGTCAGGCTCCAGGTGGAGGGGACATCATCCTGCGTCTGGATGTGAACCCGGATTCCACCTTCACGCTGGATGAAAACGACGTGCGGGTCAGTGTGGCTGTGCCCGTGACGGTTGCTGTGCTGGGAGGCAAATGGAAAGTCCCCACCCTCAAAGGGAACGTGGAACTGACCATTCCGGCTGGCACCAGCAGCGGCAAAACCCTGCGCCTGCGGGGTCTGGGCTGGAAACACAGGGACCACACCGGAGACCAGCTGGTCACCATTCAGATTCAGGTGCCCAGGGAACTCAGTGACCGGGAACGGGAGCTGTATCAGGAACTGGAATCGCTGAGGGGTTAG
- a CDS encoding ATP-binding cassette domain-containing protein produces MLEFEHLTFSFDRQVIFQDMQLALPQNTYGLIGRNGSGKSTLVKLLLGELHPSQGRILFDGKPLMPSCISYIPESLSFGLDIRVQEFLRYMAGIRGLSLKCMLQIAEQLHFDAFRSPMRDLSYGMLQKLNWIQGLAKEQARILIMDEATVGLDDGARNQVLAYFKTHFADRHAFMISHRLDDLLTTSTAYLALQNHTLHPIDIFKYVDVHLKEQHGNAIVTTTRPYHQRGDIDPQRLLGMENSIDYERLYGDQHG; encoded by the coding sequence ATGCTGGAATTTGAACACCTTACTTTTTCATTTGACCGTCAGGTCATCTTTCAAGACATGCAACTGGCCCTGCCCCAGAACACGTATGGCCTGATCGGGCGCAATGGCAGTGGAAAATCCACCCTGGTCAAACTCCTGCTGGGTGAACTGCACCCTTCCCAGGGTCGCATCCTGTTCGACGGCAAGCCCCTGATGCCCTCCTGCATTTCCTACATCCCAGAGAGCCTGAGTTTCGGACTGGACATACGGGTGCAGGAGTTTTTACGCTACATGGCTGGCATTCGTGGACTCAGCCTGAAGTGCATGCTGCAGATTGCAGAACAGCTGCATTTTGATGCCTTCCGCAGCCCCATGCGTGACCTCTCCTACGGAATGCTGCAAAAACTCAACTGGATTCAGGGACTGGCCAAAGAGCAGGCCCGGATCTTGATCATGGATGAAGCCACCGTGGGTCTGGATGATGGTGCCCGCAACCAGGTTCTGGCTTATTTCAAAACCCACTTTGCAGACCGTCACGCTTTCATGATCTCCCACCGCCTGGATGACCTGCTGACCACCAGCACTGCCTACCTCGCCCTTCAGAACCACACCCTGCACCCCATCGATATTTTTAAATATGTGGATGTGCATCTGAAAGAACAACATGGAAATGCCATCGTCACCACCACCCGCCCTTACCACCAGAGGGGAGACATCGACCCACAGAGGCTGCTCGGCATGGAAAACAGCATCGATTATGAGCGGCTGTACGGAGACCAGCATGGGTAA
- a CDS encoding alpha/beta hydrolase family protein has protein sequence MKAGLIFLSLSLLATAQANRFAPEGAGALMRLPHAEGDAYLWIPHSCKSKACSMMVVSHSRGNTSDATLQKPHLMAFFETFVENGVAVLISNDAGPNTWGNEKALLYLKNVWEEARRKFNFGGKTFAMGYSMGGVPATLSVQKQLYPVSALILIDARVNMLGYEASDPKRVQEIKVAYEQPDGAVVGQVHDPMTGAFSGNVPVMVIGSKDDRTVPFEDNGEKFFELHGKNPSSVMLQLPGGHLHMNRWDPDTARDILGFLKHLQPMPAPKPLEASRK, from the coding sequence ATGAAGGCTGGCCTGATTTTCCTCTCGCTGTCTCTGCTGGCAACAGCCCAGGCAAACCGTTTTGCCCCGGAGGGGGCAGGTGCCCTGATGCGGCTTCCCCATGCTGAGGGCGACGCTTACCTGTGGATTCCGCACAGCTGCAAAAGCAAAGCCTGCAGCATGATGGTGGTGTCCCACTCCAGAGGCAACACCTCTGATGCCACCCTGCAAAAACCGCACCTGATGGCTTTCTTTGAGACTTTCGTGGAGAACGGGGTTGCGGTGCTGATCAGCAATGACGCTGGCCCCAACACCTGGGGCAACGAAAAAGCCCTGCTGTACCTGAAAAACGTCTGGGAGGAAGCCCGCAGGAAGTTCAACTTTGGTGGCAAGACCTTTGCGATGGGGTACAGCATGGGAGGGGTCCCAGCCACCCTGAGTGTGCAGAAACAGCTGTATCCCGTCTCTGCCCTGATCCTGATTGATGCGCGGGTCAACATGCTGGGTTATGAAGCCTCCGATCCAAAACGGGTGCAGGAGATCAAGGTGGCCTATGAACAGCCAGATGGGGCAGTTGTCGGGCAGGTCCATGATCCCATGACCGGGGCTTTTTCAGGCAATGTCCCGGTCATGGTGATTGGCAGCAAGGACGACAGAACGGTTCCCTTTGAGGACAATGGAGAGAAGTTCTTTGAGCTTCATGGCAAAAACCCCAGCAGTGTGATGCTGCAACTGCCAGGAGGCCACCTGCACATGAACCGCTGGGACCCTGACACTGCACGGGACATCCTCGGATTTCTGAAGCACCTGCAGCCCATGCCTGCACCAAAACCGCTGGAAGCCAGCAGAAAATAA
- a CDS encoding uracil-DNA glycosylase, with amino-acid sequence MNLRELIPADWQDVLKDVLDSPKFAALEAFLEEQYANNKVYPPREDLFSALRLTPYANVRVLILGQDPYHGAGQAHGLSFSVKKGVTPPPSLKNIYKELKEDVGFKAPKHGELIHWAEQGVLMLNAVLTVREAEPNSHANQGWEEFTDAIIQAVNRKTERVVFILWGSYARKKKKLISGPQHVVLESGHPSPLSVKHFLGSRPFSRTNQALEEANLPPIDWQLPEG; translated from the coding sequence ATGAACCTACGTGAATTAATCCCCGCTGACTGGCAAGACGTTTTGAAAGATGTCCTGGATTCCCCAAAATTTGCTGCTCTGGAAGCCTTTCTGGAAGAGCAGTACGCCAACAACAAGGTTTACCCTCCCAGAGAGGACCTGTTTTCGGCCCTCAGACTGACCCCTTATGCGAACGTGCGGGTGCTGATTCTGGGCCAGGACCCTTATCACGGTGCAGGTCAGGCGCATGGTCTGAGTTTCAGTGTGAAAAAGGGCGTGACCCCTCCGCCTTCATTGAAGAACATTTACAAGGAATTGAAAGAGGATGTGGGTTTCAAGGCTCCGAAACATGGGGAACTCATCCACTGGGCAGAGCAGGGTGTCCTGATGCTGAATGCTGTGCTCACCGTGCGGGAAGCAGAACCCAACTCCCATGCCAACCAGGGCTGGGAGGAATTTACGGATGCGATCATTCAGGCGGTGAATCGAAAGACCGAAAGGGTGGTTTTTATCCTCTGGGGCAGTTACGCTAGGAAGAAGAAGAAACTGATCTCTGGCCCGCAGCATGTGGTGCTGGAGTCAGGCCACCCGAGTCCGTTAAGTGTGAAGCATTTTCTTGGCAGTCGTCCTTTCAGTCGCACCAATCAGGCACTTGAGGAGGCAAATTTGCCCCCGATCGACTGGCAACTCCCGGAGGGGTGA
- a CDS encoding ABC transporter ATP-binding protein: MDLSIEHLTHRYSKEKIALQDVNLHLQPGITGLLGPNGAGKSSLIRILATLTRPTRGKLLWNGEDITGRPQVLRSRLGYLPQDFNAYPNLSPLEFLDYVAALKNIPSLKARKQALELLDALNLSSALHRPIGDFSGGMRQRVGIAQALLGEPDLLILDEPTVGLDPEERVRFRQLLLSMAKERIILISTHIVSDLESAARQVILLSAGQVVFQNDTRALQDSMKGKVWQHLVPEAELQHLQRKWVISASVQQADGVLVRMLGTTPPHPDAQPVTPSLEDAYLFHTRKEEVFHAQLAPRLG; the protein is encoded by the coding sequence ATGGACCTGAGCATTGAGCACCTCACCCACCGTTATTCGAAAGAGAAAATCGCCCTGCAGGATGTGAACCTCCATCTGCAACCCGGAATCACGGGTCTGCTGGGACCCAACGGGGCAGGAAAATCCAGCCTGATTCGCATTCTGGCCACCCTCACCCGGCCCACCCGGGGAAAGCTGCTCTGGAACGGGGAGGACATCACCGGGCGGCCGCAGGTGCTGCGTTCCCGTCTGGGTTACCTGCCCCAGGACTTCAATGCCTACCCCAACCTCAGTCCACTGGAGTTTCTGGATTATGTGGCTGCCCTGAAAAACATCCCGTCCCTGAAAGCCAGAAAGCAGGCACTGGAGTTGCTGGACGCCCTGAACCTCTCCAGTGCCCTGCACCGTCCCATTGGTGATTTCTCCGGTGGGATGCGGCAACGGGTGGGGATTGCCCAGGCCCTGCTTGGAGAACCGGACCTCCTGATCCTCGATGAGCCCACCGTGGGCCTTGATCCAGAAGAACGGGTGCGTTTCCGACAACTGCTGCTCTCCATGGCAAAAGAACGCATCATCCTGATTTCCACCCACATTGTGTCGGATCTGGAGTCCGCAGCCCGTCAGGTGATTCTGCTCTCAGCAGGACAGGTGGTGTTCCAGAACGACACCAGGGCTTTGCAGGACAGCATGAAAGGCAAGGTCTGGCAGCATCTGGTCCCCGAAGCGGAACTTCAGCACCTGCAACGCAAATGGGTCATCAGTGCCAGCGTGCAGCAGGCAGATGGCGTCCTGGTGCGAATGCTCGGTACCACGCCCCCTCACCCCGATGCACAGCCTGTAACCCCCTCCCTGGAAGACGCCTACCTGTTCCACACCCGCAAGGAGGAGGTGTTCCATGCGCAGCTTGCGCCTCGCCTCGGCTGA
- a CDS encoding DUF6348 family protein → MSEKWIAESLRQMFPAMQVRVRESDVTFSLPGMKGSVREFARQEHPTMVQVGLEFRVFLERYPQSGPLSERITEFGQDAQEAIHEGCRNWRNAMYEVLWQCVENMEPEYQVFSLNAEFGLLRTWKVYVGTPQVRAPKPETRAAVLSHFHSQPWVELVNQRAIPTDFTEFGVYDWRLVMHSMEGNEPFVECLLNGEPWELGVEAVQEHTLKPRGPFKLFKVHFIFVPDEQKVLQAGEMRHFIAQMQTRRRQWWQFWKKD, encoded by the coding sequence ATGTCCGAAAAATGGATTGCAGAGAGCCTGCGTCAGATGTTCCCGGCCATGCAGGTGAGGGTGCGGGAGTCTGACGTCACGTTCTCGCTTCCAGGCATGAAGGGTTCCGTGCGGGAGTTTGCCCGCCAGGAGCACCCGACCATGGTGCAGGTGGGTCTGGAGTTCCGGGTCTTTCTGGAACGCTATCCCCAGTCCGGTCCCCTTTCTGAACGCATCACCGAGTTCGGGCAGGACGCGCAGGAGGCCATCCATGAGGGCTGCCGCAACTGGCGCAACGCCATGTATGAGGTGCTCTGGCAGTGCGTTGAAAACATGGAGCCCGAGTACCAGGTGTTCAGCCTGAATGCGGAGTTTGGTCTCCTTCGCACCTGGAAGGTTTATGTGGGGACCCCTCAGGTGCGTGCCCCGAAGCCTGAGACCCGTGCTGCAGTGCTGAGTCACTTTCACTCCCAGCCATGGGTGGAACTGGTCAATCAGCGGGCCATTCCCACCGATTTCACCGAGTTCGGGGTGTACGACTGGCGTCTGGTGATGCACTCCATGGAGGGGAATGAACCTTTTGTGGAGTGCCTGCTTAATGGGGAACCCTGGGAACTGGGGGTGGAGGCCGTTCAGGAGCACACCCTGAAACCCAGAGGGCCTTTCAAACTCTTCAAGGTGCATTTCATTTTTGTGCCCGATGAGCAAAAAGTCCTGCAGGCCGGAGAGATGCGCCATTTCATTGCCCAGATGCAGACCAGGCGCAGGCAGTGGTGGCAGTTCTGGAAAAAGGACTGA
- a CDS encoding vWA domain-containing protein: protein MTTNHSNSVSNPDNANRLERWRLILGGQQDGTGCKLQGEALRMDKALEALYDSDRSGGLGSSAPKAAAWLGDIRKFFPSSVVKVMQKDAFERLGMERMLLEPEFMENVEPNVHLAATLISLQSVMPNKVKDTARLVVRKVVDDLERKLAEPMREAITGSLNRAIRNNRPKHSEMDWNRTIRANLKHYQQDYKSIIPERRIGFGRKKSALRDIVLCIDQSGSMGTSVVYSSIFGAVMASIKSVSTKMVVFDTEIVDLSDQLSDPVEVLFGIQLGGGTDINKALAYCEKLIERPEETILILISDLYEGGDQKAMIRRAGHLKASGVQVVALLALNDDGQPGFDHRVAEAFAGFDIPSFACTPDQFPDLMATAIQRRPISEWAASQNIVLAGGAKPAGTL from the coding sequence ATGACCACAAACCATTCAAATTCCGTTTCAAACCCGGACAACGCAAACCGCCTGGAACGCTGGAGACTGATCCTGGGAGGGCAACAGGACGGCACAGGCTGCAAACTTCAGGGTGAAGCCCTGCGCATGGATAAAGCGCTTGAAGCCCTCTATGACTCGGACCGCTCGGGAGGTCTGGGGTCCAGTGCCCCCAAAGCTGCAGCGTGGCTCGGAGACATCCGCAAATTTTTCCCCAGCAGTGTGGTGAAAGTCATGCAGAAAGACGCCTTCGAGCGTCTGGGCATGGAACGCATGCTGCTGGAACCCGAATTCATGGAAAACGTGGAGCCAAATGTGCATCTGGCGGCCACCCTGATCAGTCTGCAGTCCGTGATGCCCAACAAGGTGAAAGACACTGCCCGTCTGGTGGTTCGCAAGGTCGTGGATGATCTGGAGCGCAAACTGGCCGAGCCCATGCGGGAGGCCATCACTGGAAGCCTGAACCGGGCCATCCGCAACAACCGTCCAAAGCACAGCGAGATGGACTGGAACCGCACCATCCGGGCGAACCTCAAGCACTACCAGCAGGATTACAAGAGCATCATTCCAGAGCGCAGAATTGGCTTTGGCCGCAAGAAATCTGCCCTCAGGGACATTGTGCTGTGCATTGACCAGTCGGGCAGCATGGGCACTTCGGTGGTGTATTCCAGCATCTTTGGTGCGGTGATGGCTTCCATCAAGTCTGTCAGCACCAAAATGGTGGTGTTCGACACCGAGATCGTGGACCTCTCCGACCAGCTTTCGGACCCTGTGGAGGTGCTTTTCGGAATTCAACTCGGTGGGGGCACCGACATCAACAAGGCACTTGCTTACTGCGAAAAGCTGATCGAGCGGCCCGAAGAAACCATCCTGATCCTGATCAGCGACCTTTACGAAGGGGGAGACCAGAAAGCCATGATCCGCCGCGCAGGCCACCTGAAAGCCTCTGGGGTGCAGGTGGTGGCATTGCTCGCCCTCAACGACGACGGTCAACCTGGCTTTGACCACCGTGTGGCAGAGGCCTTTGCAGGTTTTGACATTCCCAGCTTTGCCTGCACCCCGGACCAGTTTCCGGACCTGATGGCCACAGCGATCCAGCGCAGACCGATCTCTGAGTGGGCAGCAAGCCAGAACATTGTGCTGGCAGGCGGAGCAAAGCCTGCTGGGACACTCTGA